The genomic interval AGAGGTGACCACAGAACATGTTGAGAAGTTAGGATGCAGCACACCACAGATTGTCTACAGCTGCATCATTGTCTGAAACTGATGGATTTCTTTGTCTCCAGATTAAGTAGAAGACTTGACTATTACATGTGGGTCAGAGGTTAAGTGGAGTTAATGGAGGACCAGAAGCTGTGCACCACTTGCGGATTCGAGGCTGCAGACATAAGTGCATATGTTTCTTTTTTGAGGTGACAAATAAACATGGAGTCAAGTTACTATCTGGAggcaaatcagtgaaaatgtggtTAATGGTGGACGACCACGTTTAGTTCCATGCTCTCACCTCAACCTGTGAGTCAGTGGCCATCCTGAGACTTAGAGATGAGGACTGGGCCTTTACCATTAATAATGTGCATTTCCTGTATACACTCCCAGATTGAAGCTACCTGAAGTGAACTTCAACATGTGGGCCAATGTAAAAGCattcatgctctctctctctctctctctctctctctctctctctctctcctctctctctctctctctctctctctctctctctctctctctctctctctctctctctctctctctctctctctctctctcacacacacacacgcacatggtCGCGCTCAATACTGTCAGTAAACATctcctcaaagtaaaaaaaaaaaaaaacactcccaGGAaataacttgtgtgtgtgattaaaaaCTATGGCTGCTCTCTTTCAAATGACTGTCAATTAATTGGGCACATAAATGGGAGGTTAATTATTCTTCGGTAAAATGGCCAATTAAACTGTTAATTGAGTTTTAATTGTAATTCTTAATGGTGAATGGATAAcagtaaatacacacagacagtcgTGGCCATGCGGCAGCGGTGTTTTCAGACAGCACAGTTTGAGTTTGTTATGCAGATGTGCGCCATGGAGATTTTAGCGCACAGTGCAGAGGTTTTACGCACACGTCAAACTCGAAATCTCCTGTAAAAGATGAAAGTGAAGTGTGTTACAAAAAAGGGGGAGGTGTTGTCAAGGTTATTACAACTTAAAAAGGCACACGCCAGAACTTTTACAACAGCCCTATTCTTCTGAATAATCACATTATGACGAGTGGAATATGTAATTTACATATCCTGCCCCAATGCGCACCTCGAAACGACTGGGCGTGACCACACTACCTTAATGGGGTTGGGCTAATTAAGAAGGTTAATTGTAAGAAACAGGGGCCGCTTGATGTATGGCTGGTGAACAATAGTGTCCTCTAGAGGTGAGAGCAACCATAATATACAGATATAGTGcatcccttccctccctccctcccttcctccctctgtgcACACGCTGTCCTTGTGTGCTCTGAGTacagtcaaaacaaaaaaaagaaaacaatgagaGTGGTGGCTGTTCTTTTATAATAAAGAAGTAGTCCTGTAGCAATAACACATGGCGCTGCTGCCGCATGTGATTCTGGCTGCTTTTACGCGCAAGTGAACCCATGCACCACATGTATGTGCCCTCTCCTTTGGCTTGCTGCCCGGGCCAATATGTtagcggtgggggggggggggggagtgaaacGTAGGCCACCGCGATTGGCTACAAGGTGTTGGTGTAAGATTATTCTGAGATCGGTCCATTCTGTCGCTGCGGAACAATAAGGCCCTAGAGATTATTTTGGCGACTGCGTCACCTTGAGCGTTTTTCTGCGTCACTCGCCATTCTGCGCGCTCCtgtcacgccccccccccccctccacacacacacacaaccaccaccCCAATGACAACTGGCTACAGGCCCactaattaccccccccccccccccccccaccaccaccttctTCCTTGAGCAGCTCACATACACTATACACCAGCTCTATGAATAGGCAAGACCCCACCCCAATCTGAAATCTAAATTTGGAACACAATTGAATAACCAAAATCCTGTCAGAAGATAACTAAGAATaatatttacccccccccccccccccccttgcttcATTATGCCTGTTTCATAATAGTGAATCTGGCATATCAGCCTCATTGTGACATAACCCACATGTGCCAACGTACACTATAGCGTTTACAGTCAATTAACCACAATAAGGGAATAAACTATCTAGATACTAGTCAGTTGAGATGTTTCTCACTTTTctgatgtgttttaaaaccacaGCATAAATATTGGCTGCTGCAACCAAGAGATAGATGGTTGTGCCAGAGAAATGTGGTGACAAAAATGGGGGAAAGTTCCCAACATGAAGAAAAATATCCACCAGTATAAAGAGAAGCAGAAATTACCAGATAATCACAATTTGCATGATCTACTTGGCAGAGCTGAGATTACAACCAAAAAAGCCAGGAAATCACATCCCATAGATTAATGTCATTTTAAAACGAGCCTGATTTAAGTCCCCGGCCAACAcatgtgtgtctgcacagaCTTTAGGCGGGACTACCCTCCACTACCTCGCTGCTGATGTCCATGTGGGAAGCAACATACAACACATATCACAAGCCAAACACACTCGCcggataagaaaaaaaaacggggCTTGAGAAAGTTCCCGTGCGGATTGGTCTGTGTCTCTGCCGACGCGGATGACGTCGCGCCGTGAAACACGTGGGCCACGGCATCCAGAGCTCACATAAACAAAGCCACATTGGCCAGACTGGGTAGTCGAAGCTCGTGTTGCTGTCAGTGCGCGGAGTCACACGGGTTTGCCTGCCTTGGCTTTGTTGGGTATCCGACGCTCATGGTTTGGAGCCTTTACCGAAATTGATGAATACCCTCTACATGCTTATCGCATGGATTGAAAGACACGATCCTGATGTGAAAGAGGTAAGATTTCACACTCTTCTCTTCCTTTGCAACATAATCTGCGTGTGCGCTTCACTTGCACAGATTTTTCTTTCAGCCATTTggatctttttctttctttatttctcggattcacttttttttttccggcTCAAACATTGAAATGATACAGAAGTGAATCTTTCTCGCAGTGGTTCCGATCTGTTGATGTGACCGATGCCTCACCAGGAATTTCCACCTTTGCAGACAAGTTGTCACGGATGTCCAGTGCGCGAAGTTGATCTGTTCATCCAGAACAAATATTTCACACAAtagtgataaaataaaaagacaacttATGCTGTTCAGTTTCTATATGAGGGTTGTGGTCCGAATCTATATAATAATTTTAACGGATATTTCCCCAAATCCTGTGCGTAATAAGAAATCTGCTTTAGTTCGTGCGTAATTTACAAGTGAAAATGTTGTGgtcttttttagatttttagatttttttttaacaatgtataGTAAATgtcagagttgtgtgttttattaggGGACGATCCAGAACAGAGCCGCCTTTCTGAATCCGGACACCCACACAACTCCTGACATTATCCATTTCAAGTGTCACCGAAAGACTGTCAGGAGACTTGAGGTATGATAtgacaattatttacaaatacttAATTCACACAGTATAAATATGTAATGCTGTTTTATCTTAAGAGGACAGTGCTCAAGTACTGTTTATACAGTTTGTTTGTTCTGAGAGAAATGAGATGAAATTAACCAGTGTGTAAAACTTTTTCTATTCACAGTTCGAAGATTTACTGGAGAAATTCTGACCGTGTGGATTTCCCGGTTTGGTTTTCAGCCATGCCCTGCGTCCAGGCTCAGTATGGATCATCACCTCAAGGAGCTAGTCCTGCTTCCCAGAGCTACAGCTACCACACGGCCGGAGAGTACAGCTGCGACTTCCTAACTCCCGAGTTTGTTAAGTTTAGCATGGACTTGACCAACACCGAGATCACAGCCACCACTTCACTCCCGAGTTTCAGTACATTCATGGACAACTATAACACAGGCTACGACGTTAAACCGCCCTGTCTGTATCAGATGCCCCACTCTGGAGAGCAATCCTCCATCAAGGTGGAGGACGTCCAGATGCACAACTACCACCATCAGCAGGGCCACCTGCCACCTCAGTCAGAGGAAATGATGGCTCACTCTGGGCCTATGTATTTCAAACCCCCCTCGCCTCATGCCCCGAGCACACCAAACTTCCAAGTTCAGCCTAATCACATGTGGGAGGACCCGGGCTCGCTCCACAGTTTCCACCAGAACTATGTTGCGGCCACATCGCACATGATAGACCAACGCAAGAACCCCGTGTCGAGGCTTTCGCTCTTCTCCTTCAAGCAGTCCCCGCCCGGTACCCCCGTCTCCAGCTGTCAGATGCGGTTCGACGGCCCGCTGCACGTCTCCATGAACCACGACAACCCGGGCGGCCACCGGGGCCTGGACGGCCAAAGCTTCGGGGTGCCCATTCGGAAACAGGCGGGCCTGGCCTTTCCTCACTCCCTGCAGCTCGGACACGGCCACCAGCTGGTGGACAGCCAAATGCCATCGCCCCCGTCCCGAGGATCTCCGTCAAACGAGGGTCTGTGTGCGGTGTGTGGGGACAACGCAGCCTGCCAGCATTATGGAGTGAGAACCTGCGAGGGCTGCAAAGGATTTTTCAAGGTGGGCTCACatgacagaaaacatgaatcacCATTAGTGTGTTTAAATGAAAGATGCCCCTCATGCACTGAgtcctgagaaaaaaaacactgtccaATTCCCTTAGAAAATAATAACGGTGCAGCCAAAACATTTATCATAACCACATCCTCACTGCGAGTTACAACATGAATCTTCCAGCACCAGCTTAATTTGTACCTATTAAATATCTATACGTGACAATTATACTCGTCCACACATAGATCTCGGAGGTGCAAGTAAAATATGACAGAACACGGATATGTATTTTTCTGACAGTCTATTCCCTCTTGTTGGTTCGTGCAGGAGATGAGACAGATATTATATCGTTTTCATCTGTTCTCCTTCTGCAGCAAGCATGCACAGTCCATGTACGACATGTTGTATGGCTTTAGTGATAGGCCTGCAGAgtgacatgtgtttttcttctttttttcttcttccagcgCACCGTCCAGAAAAATGCAAAATATGTGTGTTTAGCAAATAAAAACTGTCCTGTTGACAAACGCCGAAGAAACCGTTGCCAATTCTGCCGTTTCCAGAAGTGCATGGTCGTCGGAATGGTGAGAGAAGGTATGTTTAAGCCATGCATTCAATTATTCTAGACTTATAGTTGATATTTCCTCACTGACACACTGGAAATTCTTGTGCGTAATTGAGCATTGGAATGTTATCTAATCCACATTTAAACTTTTACGCACGACAATATGGGATACATACTGTGGACTTCTACATATGACGTGTGTTTTTCCAAACGCAGTGGTCCGAACGGATAATCTCAAAGGTCGGAGAGGACGCCTACCATCCAAACCCAAAAGTCCCCAGGAGCCCTCACCACCCTCGCCGCCTGTGAGCCTCATCAGCGCACTCGTTCGGGCCCATGTGGACTCCAACCCCTCCATGTCTGCTTTGGACTATTCACGAGTGAGTAAAGAACCCAGAAATAAAACAACCGCAtaaaaagaagagaggaagaaaaaaaaaaggatagtGGCTGAAACTGAAAgttcaacaagatggagattttTAATTTGCTCCTGCCTGAGACGACAATTTATTGCTTTGAAAGTTTGCTGGAATAAATCGCCGAATGCCTAACTTTGTCTGGGCTTTTAATGTggcattttttttccaaagtaaATTGCACTGAATTGGAGAAGTTAATAAAAGGAAGACATGAATTtaacagtaaaaaaagaaaagaaggacgctctccttttctttctccctctcttcgaAATGGGCATTTGCAATTTCACggattatatattttaaaggaCCTCATTAAGGCGctgtttaaattaaattccaGTTCCAGGCAAACCCTGACTACCAAATGACTGGAGACAACACTCAGCACATCCAACAGTTCTACGATCTCCTGACGGGCTCCATGGAGATCATCCGGGGCTGGGCGGAGAAGATCCCGGGCTTCTGTGATTTACCGAAGCAGGATCAAGATCTGCTCTTCGAGTCCGCATTCCTCGAACTGTTTGTCCTGCGGCTGGCGTACAGGTGAGCAGCGCGATTGTGCCAAACAAAACAACCCGAGCTTTTAGATAATCATCAGCTCCCCCTTCAAGCTTCACTGCTTTGGCTTTTATTAGCTGCTCAAATAATTAGACGGCTCTTAAATTCCCATTTATTTTCCGAGCGTAATTAATGTCGTTTTCTTATTAATTGCAGGTCCAACCCAGTGGAAGGCAAGCTTATTTTTTGTAACGGAGTTGTGTTACACAGGCTACAGTGCGTCCGTGGCTTTGGAGAGTGGGTGGACGCCATCGTGGAGTTTTCCTCAAACTTACACAGCATGAACATAGACATCTCAGCCTTCTCCTGCATCGCAGCTCTGGCCATGGTAACAGGTGCGTAAAGGCGGCTGCTGCGCCTGTGGAACCCGCCGGCGTTAAACAATGCGATGCAGCACAGAGTGTTAATGCATGGGAAATAAGTCCTCCATCTCATATCTTCTTTTGTATGTTTATATTCCAGAACGACACGGGCTCAAGGAACCCAAGAGAGTCGAGGATCTCCAAAACAAGATCGTCAACTGCCTAAAAGACCAAGTGACGTTCAGTGGCGGTGGATTGAATCGTCCCAACTACTTGTCAAAACTCTTGGGGAAGCTCCCCGAACTGCGCACACTCTGCACCCAAGGTCTGCAGCGTATCTTTTACCTAAAACTAGAAGACCTAGTCCCTCCGCCGGCAATAATTGACAAACTTTTCCTCGACACCCTGCCTTTCTGAGCCCCGACTCCTCGGTGGGCGACACCTCAAAGaacttccaaaaaaaaaaagacactgttTCGAGTCAGACGtggcagatttttttaaacggtgttattattatttcgtgGAAATATCTGCAAGCTCCGTAGGCGAATAGAACAACACTCCCCCATTAGGTTTCATGAAGGAGACAAAAGATAAAGAGGCAGAACGTGTGATTGCTGTGTAGGCCTTTTAATTCTCTgacaattgtttttgttttttttgttgttgttgtgccaaACGAGTggggatatttttttgttttttttttctctccagtgaacaaaaacaaactgtcaACAAAGTTAATCCAGTTTTACAATCACttactgtttatttaacatCGACTCCACTGATTCAGCATACTCAGATGTaatatattccatttatatatatttatatacatatatatatatgaccacacacacgcacacacacgcgcacacacgcacactcactgTATATTACGATAGATTATGTGATGCCTCCAATGCATCGGTTTATAACGTGTACAAAgtttgttataatgaaaaaaaaaaatatttcattttcttttttctgactCGTGCCTATGTGTTTCTGACAGGATCCCAAAAAGTATCCAGAAAAGACAACGCATGTTCTAGtttactttctttttctctctcccccccttttttctttgctttcttttatAGGCACTTGCTAAGGTGATgtctatatataatatataccgGACACTATGTAGTCTGCTAGATTTGATACAGATTCGTAGTTATGGCACTCCTTTTATGTATTACGCATATGTGGAAAAATATCTCATCTGTATAGAACAATGAGGGACCCCATGGTGTTTGTAAAACTGTCAGACATTCCTTGTTTGTATGTGCTGTAAGTATTGTTGCTGTTGAATATAAACGtttctatatatttattatttctattgcaAAGAGCTACACTATAGCATGGTGCAATTTAAACGACTCCAAACCATCCGAGTTTCATTGCTGAGCACgttgtctgttgtttttatgtctttataAACGTTGAGGTATAGTTATGATTTACCACGTTTGGAAAAAGGAATGGAGGGACACAACTTGACCATCTTCTATCCGGAGGTTCGTGAGAGTGTGATCTATAGGCCCGCATCTTTTTTGACATCATGATGTACCTGCTGACAACTTCTGTAACGCATTTGGTGccgaattaaaaaaaaaaaaaaaaaaaaaaaaactttagagagaaagaaatatttaatgtttacgaataaaacttttaaatcaaTTCTTTGCTAAATAATTTCTCTGATTTATCAAGTAACcctttaaacattgaggtaagATATAATAGATATAACTGTCCAACTTAAACTCCTTTGCTATCTCAGTATCAGCACCTACAGGCCTGTGTGCGCAGAAAAGAAACACTTACAAATTACtagattattttcttttactAAACCTTACTtcatttaaatcttaaattatcGATaggtatttcttttaaataccTAAAGTACGTTTTTGCCTCGAAAGGCTATAAATATGTTGCAAATATTGCGCAGGCCTACTCATGCTCTATTTTAAGATTGTGATTCTGTCTAAATGCACATTTCTATTATATTTGACCATTTATTCTAGCACAGGGCTGTGTGAATATTTCAATCgtcaaaatgacatttaaatcaCTTTTAATCTGTTGAGCAGCTCAAAGTTTTTCCCACTGCATGCGTGTCTATATTCataaaatgtcaacaatgtACAAAAAGAGGAGACGCTTTTCTTAGTCCACCCCTGGCTGTTAAAATCTCTTTCATTTTGCgacgtctgtttgtgtttgacaaaTGAAAAGGTTACAACGGATTAAATATAGGAATCTTCGTATTTCGTTTGGATCCCACACACAGAGGATTTTATTCTCTTGGACGAGCATGGCAAAAAGAAAAACGTCGGATTTTATAATTCAGATGGATTAAACATGCCGTTTccacttttatatatattattgcaCTGTTTCAAAACGCCTTATTTAGGATATAAAGTCACACACCTGCAGCGAAGTCAGACCCGAAGCAAAACTAAACTATTTAACACTTTTattcatattcaaataaaaaatacctgCAGCCTGTCGTTATAAATGAGCAGAAAACACCTTCATGGTACAGATAAGTTTATTGTGCAACATGAGACCGGGTTGTGCACAGGTGGCACCGCTTCACATTGTGCACTTGTCTGCGTAATTGTGCATTTGCAGGGAACAAGAGGAAACGAGACGCTGTGCACATACATGCGCCCTTTTCTGTCTAAAATCAAAACGTTTATTACCGGCGCCGGGGTTTTGATGAAAAGAAGCAGTAACCTGCTTTGCTTTATTGTACTTTAATAGTAAGCCTGTTACCGTCAACCTCCCACCAACCTCCCCGGGGGAGTCCTCGGATTCTCTGCAGCTACTTCTCCCGCTTCCCCGGCCATTAAATCACACAGGTTACAGCCaggcaacaaataaataaataccagAATAAGTCCTACATCATATACTTTAATCCCATTTACTTATTGTCCCCATGCAACGACAATTTAAGGCACTTTGAGATGTTGCTGCGCGCCAAACCTGCAGGAGTGAAAGTGCTTCACAGAGAGGAGGCGGTGATGGGCAGCAGTGCGGCTGTCACAAAGCCTTTCCTCTcgtcctgtggggggggggggggaagtgaggCCAGGCTCCGAGGCATGTCTGGGACTCCTCTCCTCCAACATTTATCACATGATCAAGATGAAGGGAACAGCTTATTTTGCGAGATATTAGCGACAGGCAGCGAATTGTCTAAATAATTAGATCGTCACGTGTGAAGCAGCTAATTCCAAGGCAAATTGGGATTACACTCAG from Pleuronectes platessa chromosome 14, fPlePla1.1, whole genome shotgun sequence carries:
- the nr4a2a gene encoding nuclear receptor subfamily 4 group A member 2a; amino-acid sequence: MPCVQAQYGSSPQGASPASQSYSYHTAGEYSCDFLTPEFVKFSMDLTNTEITATTSLPSFSTFMDNYNTGYDVKPPCLYQMPHSGEQSSIKVEDVQMHNYHHQQGHLPPQSEEMMAHSGPMYFKPPSPHAPSTPNFQVQPNHMWEDPGSLHSFHQNYVAATSHMIDQRKNPVSRLSLFSFKQSPPGTPVSSCQMRFDGPLHVSMNHDNPGGHRGLDGQSFGVPIRKQAGLAFPHSLQLGHGHQLVDSQMPSPPSRGSPSNEGLCAVCGDNAACQHYGVRTCEGCKGFFKRTVQKNAKYVCLANKNCPVDKRRRNRCQFCRFQKCMVVGMVREVVRTDNLKGRRGRLPSKPKSPQEPSPPSPPVSLISALVRAHVDSNPSMSALDYSRFQANPDYQMTGDNTQHIQQFYDLLTGSMEIIRGWAEKIPGFCDLPKQDQDLLFESAFLELFVLRLAYRSNPVEGKLIFCNGVVLHRLQCVRGFGEWVDAIVEFSSNLHSMNIDISAFSCIAALAMVTERHGLKEPKRVEDLQNKIVNCLKDQVTFSGGGLNRPNYLSKLLGKLPELRTLCTQGLQRIFYLKLEDLVPPPAIIDKLFLDTLPF